In a single window of the Tribolium castaneum strain GA2 chromosome 8, icTriCast1.1, whole genome shotgun sequence genome:
- the LOC103313396 gene encoding E3 ubiquitin-protein ligase rnf8-B, translating to MEEFPKLVNSHDDSVITINNSSFSIGRSLSCDHIIESLGVSRFHCFIKKNGDRWTLFDRSTNGTIVNSTLYKFNQSTELKDGDVIKLGPDNLDFVFTCFNPPKSSESHATPLNEQDFNAIERELEVIDEALLQELEEPFAAEGAPPEAKPQPEPNSEDVDTELTCSICSELFIKAVTLNCSHTFCKFCIDRWMKNKSNCPICRKSITNIAPTLVLDNFIEKFIKTQSDDVKETRKNLIQQREEMVVNMASSSTRSPEVVDVEPGRVIEIYSDDEDYLDVEDEDSDYNYLSDDHDYDVYDCYPDRPRGRYYGGYGRCFICNQAGHWANSCPFKRL from the exons atgGAAGAATTTCCGAAATTAGTGAATTCGCACGATGATTCCGTCATTACAATCAACAATTCATCC TTCTCAATCGGGCGAAGCCTCAGCTGTGATCACATCATTGAGTCCCTCGGTGTTTCCCGATTTCACTGCTTCATTAAGAAGAACGGCGACCGGTGGACGCTCTTCGACCGG AGCACGAATGGAACAATCGTCAACTCCACACTGTACAAATTCAACCAAAGCACCGAACTGAAGGACGGGGACGTGATCAAGTTAGGACCCGACAATTTAGACTTCGTCTTCACTTGTTTTAACCCGCCCAAAAGTAGTGAATCTCACGCCACGCCTTTAAACGAGCAAGATTTCAACGCAATTGAGCGAGAGTTGGAGGTGATAGACGAGGCGCTTTTGCAGGAGTTGGAGGAGCCCTTTGCTGCCGAGGGCGCGCCTCCGGAGGCCAAGCCCCAGCCGGAGCCCAACTCGGAGGATGTAGACACAGAGCTCACTTGTAGCATCTGCTCCGAGCTGTTCATCAAGGCTGTTACACTGAACTGTTCGCACACGTTTTGCAAGTTTTGCATCGATAGGTGGATGAAGAACAAGTCGAATTGTCCCATTTGCCGCAAATCTATCACAAATATCGCGCCGACTCTAGTCCTTGATAATTTTATCGAGAAGTTTATTAAAACGCAAAGTGATGACGTGAAAGAGACGCGGAAAAATCTAATCCAGCAGAGGGAGGAGATGGTTGTTAATATGGCGAGTAGTTCGACTAGGTCTCCAGAGGTGGTGGACGTGGAGCCAGGGCGTGTGATTGAGATTTATTCCGATGATGAGGATTATCTGGATGTGGAAGATGAGGATAGCGATTACAATTATTTAAGTGATGACCATGACTATGATGTGTATGATTGTTACCCGGATAGGCCCAGGGGGAGGTATTATGGGGGCTATGGGAGGTGCTTTATTTGCAACCAGGCCGGGCATTGGGCCAACAGTTGCCCCTTCAAGAGGCTATGA